The genome window TGGTACGATTGACAGTAATAAACATTCATTCAAAAGAATATTCATTGCAtcaattattttactttttacaaataCTGTACAGTAAATGTGGTATTATTAGATTATTATTAGTTTTTTCCTTGTTGTTTGAACATGTTGTTGGTATTTTTAATTTCTTGTTTTGTGGTTATAGAGTTATggctgatttatttttatttttcctttttatgcAAACcttgtttttaacttttttcttttatgacAAAGTCAACGTCAAAGAAAGAATTATAAAACTCACCTGTTTCTATTCTAAGTTTTATTCCACTCCCAAAGATGATTTGAAGTCCCTGTTTATTCACACTACAGCGAACAGCATGACAAATACCCTCACCTAAAAATCCACTCATCTGATTGATATTTTTCAAAGTAAATTATAGTGGATAACTATAAATACATTGATTTCATTCATAAGCTTTAAATGATCACAAGCTGTTATGATTACTATGGTAATTTAGTGctcattattttgtatttttcattaaccaaaaatataaaatatagtttcaGAAAACATTTCTATGCTCTAAAAGTGTGATTGTAAGTTATTAAAGGGATTACTCACTGGActgcacaattaactttgttCCAGATTCCATAAAGAAGTTGAAGCCAGATCCAGACGACCACAGTGTTGCATCCTCAGACATAAAACCTCTCGTCACAGGACAGACATAAACAAGTTCGTTTTTACACTTAAACTCACTACTAATATtctaaaataatgcatacactATACCATTATAACTTttctattataaatataataatttaccATAAATTCCACTAATAACATGTCACTAATTTACCTTCATCAGTTATTACTTTAAACTACTTAATGAATTATGTAACTGATGTTAAACACAGCAAGAGAGAAAATACTTTATAAATAGCTTTATAAAATCACTAGTAATACTGCATTAATGCTTAAATGACCTCACATATGTGATCCAGTCTGTAAAAGCCCAGCTAAAGAAGTCATTTACTGTTAAAATCATGCAGCATAAGTTAAAGAgcattcagtaaaaatatagcctttatatctttaatattgactgattcaatgagtgaaatcaaactctgATGCTCTTATAATTAGATTATAAGCCTGAATTTGACAGAAAAAGTCACATATACATAAAACGGGATATTTCACAGTAAAGCCCATTtaatacatgcatacatacaacTGAAGATCAGTTAGGTTAATTCTTACCCGAGTTTCCATCCTCAGATCCTGCATACTGTATCAGATCCTAGGATAATTCAGCACTTCCTGTAcataaaacactgattaaatgcatttcatatatgtatgAGTTTAGCTACATATGTCACTACTAAAACATCATTCCAAACCAAAGCACAAAAAAATGTGAACCCTGAAAATGTAGCCTATGTGAAGATAACAGTTCAAATGGGAGATAGATGGTAGTTCAGATCTTGAAATAGACAGCAGTGTTCTACTGGCCTAGTTTGACTTTGACATATGGGGCACATCTCATTATTTTTGTACATGGATAAGCAATGTCTGCACAAGAAGGGTTTATTTGTCCGTTTTGTAGATCTGCTCTGTTTGTAGCTCTAAAACCAAAAATTGAGCATACAATCTGGAATTCTTGGATTTCTAAGAAAATGTATAAGTAATTAAACACAGACCTTAGTTTAAATCAGACATTTATACCAAGTAGAGCTCTGTAAGGATTACACAGACTGTCCAATTTGTCAGGCCAGTAAACTCACACCTTTTGGTAGTTCTGGTTCTCATTTACAAAAAACTTACTTAAACACTGCTACTTGAGCAATTTTCTAAAGACACATATATCAAAATTTACTTCTGATGTATATGAAGGTGTGTGATTTTCAATGTTTGTGACTTTGACATTTTTGGTAGCACtttacaaaaattttatttgttaatattacTTGCGCACATTAGCtaacactacactgtaaaaaaattcagtagaaattacaatgttattgcagctgggttgccggtaatttaccatagatttaaatttatgttattggCAAGAGTtggttcaaagttaaatacatttttaaatattaacaagtctttatctttacaggataaaactatacaataacagcctcactcaaagcattctgggaaccagaaatcatcatgaacctttttctgttttttgcttcagattttgttttccagaatgttttGATTGATGCTGCTTTACATTAGCCCTACTCCGTAAATACAAAGACTTAATAAACGTTCAATGTtcattcaactttgaacaaaatgttgccagtaaaaaaacacaaattcaaatccacggCAAGtcaccggcaacccagctgcaatttctacagaatttttttacaatgatcAATACTTCtatgcatttattaattttagtaaatgttCATTTCAGCACTTACTTATACACTTTTAACATAAAAGTTGTGTCTGTTAATATTAGTTAttgttaaaacaaacaataaacagcaGTGTTGGTATATTAACTAGCATACAAAGTTTTTAAAATGCTGTGAAAATAGAGCACGGTGCAAGAGTCTTAGGCcgccatcaccagctttgttgttttagcaaagttttaatgtctatttatatttatttttcactttttttaaaatacaaacagaaaatacaggaaatatacacaaaattaaaaacaaaacaattttcagtagtaaatgtcttcttcaggcatcagtgagtatttagtgtgacctctcttggcacgaaacacatcttgagcttttatGAGGATActgaagtcatttgattagaattagaaattaggatttaatttcatttaggtttaagagatcctgcggtttcctgctattgctcaagtggaaggggagtttaccctaaatacagcttatacagtttttaatactacatacacatttcctgagaaataattatatatgatcactatacaattgcaaaaacaacaaatctaatggtagcatggtgcactaagacttttgcacagtactgtatattgttAATTTGTTAcctaatttaaaattaaacctAATTATAAagtatttgttaataatataACTTGTTTGAAATACTGTTGGTCAGTTTCCAGGACCAGGTTAGAATAATccaggattaggccttagttatatcaggacattaaagtagtttttacaaacataccttacaaaaagaCAATACTGGTGTGaattttaagacaaaacaatggcatttATATATAAGATATATCAgggcaatgtgtttttaaaatagaggGAGctgaaacatgcattttagtctagtATAAGCCCTGCCCTGCAAACTGCCAAGTAATAATTTGGTACTGTAGTACTAATATTTTCCACTAGGGGTCACTGAAGTCTACAAAGAAGAACATTCAGAATTGCTGTGCAACATTCCAGTAAACACCACAAGAAGGCAGTATAATTCATAATCAATTACAAGGAAACTACCAAAAGCTGACTATTTTAACCTCCTAAAACCCGAGCATTGGTTTGGCTTGCCTTTTTGGGTTAGGaaaaaccaataaatataataaccattttttttaacataaagcACTGTAATTATCCACATCTGTGTACAACAGATTCCAGTTACAGAGAATTAAGTATTAttgtgcaaacaacaaaaaatgtgatgtccatgCTTCtcttaataaaaatgaattaaagAATGAATACTTTTATACATTTGGTATAAATTCAGTGATTTGAAGATAAAAATATACCTTGATGTCTCACAAGACTAATATACTAACCTAACATCTTAAATGTAATCAGTGGTCTAAAAAAAAGTGGtttgaccatttttttgtgGCAGAATTGTTTTTATCAATTTCAGTTAAAGTTgtgtaatatattataaatactacaaaaaactgtggtgttagGCTTTAAGGCTTGTTTACAGCTGTCTCGCTCTCTATGCACACAgtggaaatttttttttaaaacgcagAGTTTCTTGGAAGCCAAAGCGAGCAGTAGATCTTAATCTGAAAGTGTGGGTTGAGTGTTTCTCTGCCACAAATGTGCTGTTGAAACTGTGGTTTAGACATACTCATATGAAACTTCACCTTcataaatgcattttattattttatatttttttggcaTGATAATATTACAAGTAAAATGATTAAACAATCTGACAATGTTAATAGACAATGACAATAGGGAAAAATCTGTAACATCGCTGTGTAATAATTGTAAAATTATACTGtgacattttggaaaaaatacaaaaaaagtaaCATCCTACTTTTTCTACCTTCaaaatgcatatataaaaaatgaaagcATTGCAAAGCATAATTTTTACTATAGCTCAGAAATTAATCTAAATGTCAAGAGAGTctacaaaacacattttatttgatCTACATATAATTTTCCTTTATGTAATATTAATTACCAAAGAGTTGCAAATATTGACATTGTGGCTTGCTATAAACACCCTTAtccaggcacgtgcacacatagacatcaaagggggcttgagcacctgccctttttattcctggagagaaagtgcccttttttctggggtgcttttaaaaaaaaagaataatatgatctttattcatataacaactgatgtctgtctgtttcttttgttttttacttgttgcttatttaatttaacatgaatttattcaggaatcatttaaatgagatttaaactcttatataaagaaaaatagcgctatttgtggcacacaaacggttaacagatgagtcccgcctccaaaattcacatcgctaatatgattggctttacctttccttagtcccgcctctctaacgcACTTTGCTTTTTGATTGGCTTGTCTACACTCGTGCTGCATCATTCGCGCTTCAAGCGCCAAATCTCAGCCTGAACGAGACGCAATGTCCATGATTACaccggtaagtgtgtgaggaagaaagcattcttatattaacacttttatgcacaaaatatgggacacgttgttacacataacgattcagggacattgttttccatggcaatcccatattaagctgaagagttgcaaacttgtaacagtgtagtgtatgtagtttaaacagactgctcagaaaataataaagcacaaacaataaaataattgctaactgcagtagtaagcttttttgtttgcgttttttgtaatggctgttaaataagtataatgtgttatactggagtgctggagtagattggggagaaatctgatggttcagtattttacttgcccagtcagaattttcactgacatcacaacaaagtaaaatataaaatacaaataaaataggcctaatctatattttgttgtttctgacatgtgtaaccctaataaatatgaaacctaagattaaaggtgccataggatgtgttgttataatatgttaaattgttctttgacaattacatagaaggtatgttgctttattaagtgcaaaaattgtccagaaacgtttttacatgtctatttacaaccctagaatttgtcattttaattaaatggtctatttttgccctatttgaaagggtcatgaataataatgttgagctctgctctgaggctcatgccagaagctcacattagtaaacagaccttatattttgagcccttatcagacaaaaatacattttgagtaacaactaatcagctaaacgctagcatatgatatagcatttattggcatgtagcactaactcagcagtcacaactctgttattagcattttaacaaatttgtaattaatgtgtaatttaatgtttttttttaaaacatgcacattgtgtaatggcttCCTTTGCTAAACCTAGACTACTGAGGAGACCATGGTGTCTGTTTGAACTcattattttgtagacatcttttgaaaattaaacaattgtgtgagtttgaggaagataaaattaattaacttttttaatattttttttttaaaaaggaagtcaaaattgtgttaatatatatactttttgtttaaaaaaaagaaaaaaaaatacataattattagtgatgctccgatcgatcggccacCGATCGtaatcggccgataacggcattaaatgacgcGATCGGCACTCGCTAAATTTGGCGATCTCATGAGCCGatttttctgtttacttttgtcatcatagcgttcctgatgcggctgcaattagagacCATTTTACACAGTGCGAGCATTTTGTAACCCATTGCTCATGTGCGACGTATAGATTTGGATTTCCCtctctgcctttacagagatatgcgtattttctatgaggacgcgcgatgcgtcttcacatccctatcaaacagcgtatacaacacatatctatcgcggacaattgcatcctcgtgccgaaagtttattacttgcattcgttttaaagttttgaaggtttaaacatccattttcctcacagctgctcttgtttgcGGACTATGAGGACACGCTCTGGTCCTCAGcgcaatgcgtcttcacatccctatcaaacagcgtatacaacacatatctatcgcggacaattgcatcctcatgctaaaagtttattacttgcattcgttttaaagttgtgaaggtttaaacttccattttcctcacagctgctcttgtttgcGGACACCCGGCGCACGcatacacagcagcctgtcatcagttcACGTGAAGAGAGCGATCTCTcccacgtcttaaagctacagtatcctaattcatctctcaataaaatcactctctgctcatcagtgaagaactgttgtacttcatacgaatgcgtgtatatttaattcatacagtaaagactgtgaagtgttttattttacttttaacagacataaacctttttaaaggcatattacatttctctttgcaagaagaaatatttgttgtgcttatttatttgattctctattaaaataataatatacctaatttatAGTTAGTTTCATTTCTACAAATGGTGTAAACTCTGCTAGATTATAGATAAAAGATTCCCATTCCACTGCCATTCTGTGATCGGCACTGATCGGCGACCGGCAGATCATGATCTTGGTGATCGGTAATTAGTGATCGGCCCCAAAAATGCTGATCGGAGCATCTCTAATAATTATGAAaggtgccctttatttcacttgagcccctgcccctcaaaatttctgtgcacgtccctgccCTTATCTGTGTAGAAACGTCCCAAATTGTTCAGATTCTACTAAAATTCATAATTAACAAATTTTACCTCAAACTAGAAATGCTTTGACAGACATCAATACATTGATTGCAACACATTTAGCAAGCAGAATTCTCAGACCTGTCACAAGTAGGGTCATGGAGTTCGTTTTAGGattacctgaaaaaaaaaacaaaaaagaatataaaatttaaatgcacaaattaCAACATATctgtataaaatacataaaatataaaatgtaaattgtattgGTAAGAGTTTGTATTTGATTACTAACCAGTGTCTGTTGACACAGAGGGAGAATTAACAGGAGCGTTTGTTGGACAAGTCTTTGGAGTCTGGGAATTGTCTTTCTCATCTTTACCTGCAGAAAAACAATTGtcgatattatttatttgtattaatgaagctttaaaaaattatatccaacaaaacaaagtttaaacaaaaaaacactaTGTTAAAACAAACTTCAGTACCTGTCACGGGACTGTCCGGAGTTGCCTCAACTTGATCAATTTTGCAATGTGtaatacttttttgtttaaaaccaGCATAATAATAAGTTTTAGTGCTTGTTGACAAGGCAGCATTTTCGGTTTTCAAACTGTCTGTAGGATCTTCATTTAGAATCATGGACTTATCTTTAGGAAAGAACCCGGCGGCCAGACAAATATCTTGTCCATCGGGTTCTACCGGGGACAGAATGGACAGTATTGGAGGAGTATCAGGTACATCTTCTGTGCAAAGAAAAAACAAGAGTTTTTAGCAGTTTTTCAATGCTTTGGCAAGACTGTATTTACTTCACATGAGGTAATACATTAAACAGTCAAATACACTGTACAAATACAAAACAGCAAAGAAAAAACTAGATAAATGGTCATCAAGACAAaaactacactgttaaaaaataaaacgttttttttttcacttaaaagtataagttaaaaaagcttaatttttaggtgttaccaactaAAGTAATTTTGAAGTTTttagttgatccaactttttacagtgtagttttcaGCAGTTTTTCTGTCATTTATCAAGAATGTATTTACTTCACATAATACACCTGGGCAGTAAAATACACTCTTTACATACAAAAGCATGTTTAATATTTgaaaagcaaagaaaaaaaactacactgtaaaaagtgaaaagttagatcaactttaaaaaatgacttttttaataaatttttcaacttgaaCTGTTTGCAAagtatttttcatataaaagtaTACGCTGAAACaacgtatttttttaagttgatccaacttttcactttttacagtgtagttttcaGCAGTTTTTCAGTCATTTATCAAGAATGTATTTACTTCACATAATACACCTGGGCAGTAAAATACGCTCTTTACATACAAACAGCATGTTTTATATTTgaaaagcaaagaaaaaaaactacCCTGTAAAAattgaaaagttggatcaactttaaaaatgacttttttaatacatttttcaacttgaactttcacaaattatttttcatataaaagtataagttgaaacaaagtattttttttaagttgatccaacttttcactttttacagtgtagttttcaGCAGTTTTTCAGTAGTTTTTCTGTCATTTATCAAGACTGTATTTACTTTACATGGGGTAATACATTAAACAGTAAAATACGCTGTATAAATACAAACAGCATGTTTTATATATGAGATGCAATCattatttcaaaaaaaaaaaactacattgttaaaaagtgaaaagttggatcaactttaaaaatgacttacattTTTCACAAGTATTTTTCACTTCAACATATTTTTTAGGTGATACCAACTAAACTCATTTTTAGTAAGTCCAATTTTcacttttacagtgtagttttctGCAGTTTTCAAGTCATTCATCAAGACTGTATTTACTTTACATGGGGTAATACATTAAACAGTAAAATACGCTGTATAAATACAAACagcatgttttatatttattttaaagacaaaactacacttaaaaagtgaaaagttggatcaactttaaaaatgacttacatttttttaacttaaacacattttttaggtgttaccaactaAAGTCATTATTTTAGTTAGCCCAACTTTTCACATTTTACATTGCAGTTTTCAGCAGTTTTTAGTCATTCATCAAGACTGTATTTACTTCACATTGGGTAGTAAAATACGCTGTACACATGCAAAACAGTATGTTTTATCTTTGCAAAGCAATCATTATTTCAGTTCAAGCCTTGAAATCATTTGATGCAGAAAATATCAGGCTATGAACAAATGAAATTACCGCACATGCTTGCATTAGAGGAACAAGCATCGGCACCGTTTGTGATCACTTTTAAGCTGAACACATTACTTCAAGACCAAATCCTAGGATTATTTTTAACTCAGTTCAACAGCACATGTTTTGGAGTAAAAGCTTGTgataaataaacagaaaaactTACTTGGTACGACGGTGAGGGATATCGGCTTTCCGAATGTTAAAGGATCAGTAGCTGAAAATGCACCGCTACGGTAACCCTTACAAAAACACCTCAGACTCTACATCCACCATATGACTTACAAACTGCCCTAAACCAGCCCAGTGAACTAAAACTAAGTGATCAAAAATCCTGCTTTCACTAAATTAGGTGAATGGGTTGAACAACTGCATTACAACATTATTAAAAATTGATTTACTTACTTGGTGTGACGGTGAGACGGATGGGATCTCCAAAAGTTAGTGGGGTCTCCACTTCATTCAGCCCCCTGACAATATCCTTCAGTAATAGAAACTATCCTAACATCTCAAGAAACATATTATAAAGTGATCTGAACTGATGATGTAAAGTATCCAGTTGAAAAATTCAAGGATGCAATATTTTACAATATTTCCAGTTGATGGTGTGTAGCCATGTTCATTCTTCACCAACTCCATTTTAAACACATGCAGGTAGCTGGAACAAAACCTTTTGAATTTAATACAACAACATTGAGAGTATCCATCCTGTGGTGGTCCAGACATCCAGTTTGATTGATTAAGTACTACTTTATAATTCTAGTTCATAAGCAGACAATCATCAGTTTTTGTACGGCGCGCAATGTAAAATATAGCACTGTGGTAACCCCCCCACGACAGAAAACGCCAGTACAAAATCTACATGCCGATTAAACCGCTATCTAAAGGGTTTGTCTTACAACAAAGTTAAAGAAATACAGTTTCCTTAAGTAAAATGTGAAAGATAGTCTTCCCAAAAAGTTTCTGATTAAAATCCAGAGTCAAAAATGAGACAGAGCAGTCTGAGGAGAATCACTAAGAGCAGTGACAGACTGAAGTGACTCTGTGATGTTCACGCAGAGGTTTTTGTACGAGTCCAAACCAGAAATGAATCACTGTGGTACCCCAGTCCACACAGTGGTATATGTTTCAACAAAAACCCACAACATTTTACCGTGTGAAAGCAGAACGGCAAGTAAAAAACTTCAGACAACATTTGAAAGGACAGATTTGTAGTTGCatacttaatatttaaatggATTGATACAACAAAGATCCCAATAATCAAAATAATTACATAGTtacaaataatac of Misgurnus anguillicaudatus chromosome 2, ASM2758022v2, whole genome shotgun sequence contains these proteins:
- the trdc gene encoding uncharacterized protein trdc, which translates into the protein MVVRMQIYLTDIVRGLNEVETPLTFGDPIRLTVTPKDVPDTPPILSILSPVEPDGQDICLAAGFFPKDKSMILNEDPTDSLKTENAALSTSTKTYYYAGFKQKSITHCKIDQVEATPDSPVTGKDEKDNSQTPKTCPTNAPVNSPSVSTDTGNPKTNSMTLLVTGLRILLAKCVAINVLMSVKAFLV